One window from the genome of Cucumis melo cultivar AY chromosome 12, USDA_Cmelo_AY_1.0, whole genome shotgun sequence encodes:
- the LOC103497206 gene encoding protein ALP1-like produces MGPIRGLRKKKKLERKLDSNGTASDSSEKDDAIDWWDDFSKRTNGLHSASKGLDRFKSIFKVSRKTFDYICLLVKDDMTAKSGHFTFLNGRPLSLCDQVAVALRRLGSGESLVTIGDSLGLNHSTVSQVTWRFVESMEERGLCHLHWPSNEVEMAQVKSKFEKIQGLPNCCGSIDTTHITMCLPASDPTSFVWLDDEKNHSMVLQVIVDAEMRFRDILTGLPGKLSDRLVFQSSNFHKLCDKGERLNGKRLELPDRSEIQEYIVGDSGYPLLSYLVTPYDGKELSTSKAEFNKRHTATRLVVQQALAMLKERWRIIQGVMWRPDKHRLPRIILVCCLLHNIIIDIGDETEDGDVPLSIEHDVDYKQQVCDVFDSKGAYLRERLSLLFI; encoded by the exons ATGGGTCCAATCAGAGGtttgagaaagaagaagaaattagagAGGAAGCTCGATTCCAATGGTACTGCTTCTGATTCTTCTGAAAAGGATGACGCTATAGATTGGTGGGATGATTTCTCCAAACGAACCAATg GTCTTCATTCTGCATCAAAAGGTTTGGATAGATTCAAATCCATTTTCAAGGTCTCCCGAAAGACTTTCGATTACATATGTTTGCTTGTCAAGGACGACATGACAGCTAAATCTGGTCATTTTACATTTTTGAACGGTAGGCCGTTGTCTTTATGTGATCAAGTAGCTGTAGCTTTAAGAAGGCTGGGGTCCGGTGAATCGTTAGTGACAATTGGTGATTCACTTGGATTGAACCACTCGACTGTGTCTCAAGTCACATGGCGATTTGTGGAGTCAATGGAAGAAAGGGGGCTTTGCCATCTTCATTGGCCTTCAAATGAAGTGGAAATGGCTCAAGTGAAatcaaaatttgagaaaatacAAGGACTTCCTAACTGTTGTGGTTCGATCGATACCACCCACATCACGATGTGTCTGCCTGCTTCGGATCCCACAAGTTTTGTGTGGCTTGATGACGAAAAAAACCACAGCATGGTTTTGCAAGTGATTGTAGATGCAGAAATGAGGTTTCGAGACATATTAACTGGATTGCCTGGGAAATTGTCGGATAGGTTAGTTTTCCAGAGTTCAAACTTCCACAAGCTTTGTGACAAGGGGGAGAGGCTGAATGGGAAGAGGTTAGAGCTTCCCGACAGATCGGAAATCCAAGAATATATAGTTGGAGATTCCGGCTATCCTTTACTTTCCTATCTTGTCACTCCCTATGATGGAAAAGAACTCTCAACATCAAAAGCTGAGTTCAATAAGCGACACACAGCGACTCGGTTGGTGGTTCAACAAGCACTAGCAATGTTGAAAGAACGGTGGAGGATCATTCAAGGAGTGATGTGGAGACCCGATAAACATCGGTTGCCGAGGATCATTCTAGTCTGCTGCTTACTTCATAACATTATCATTGATATCGGAGATGAAACAGAGGATGGTGATGTTCCTTTGTCTATCGAACATGACGTTGATTACAAACAACAGGTATGTGATGTTTTTGACTCAAAGGGTGCATATTTGAGAGAGAGATTGTCTTTGCTGTTCATATGA
- the LOC103497207 gene encoding zinc finger protein ZAT12-like, with protein MFPLELDPNFMKREREGEFEALDMVDCLSKVEEPWRKNTAPAADSGKVFVCKTCNREFSSFQALGGHRASHKKPNFKDANGPPTKPKAHDCPICGLHFPMGQALGGHMRRHRTSTTTAAAVLEKSDGGEKRGFGLDLNLTPIENNLKLQLSTPFVNCFY; from the coding sequence ATGTTCCCTCTAGAATTAGATCCAAATTTTATGAAGAGGGAAAGGGAAGGAGAGTTTGAAGCTTTAGATATGGTGGATTGTTTGTCCAAAGTGGAGGAGCCATGGCGGAAGAATACTGCTCCGGCCGCCGATTCCGGCAAAGTTTTTGTGTGTAAAACGTGTAATAGGGAATTTTCATCGTTCCAAGCTTTGGGAGGGCATAGGGCCAGCCACAAGAAGCCCAATTTCAAAGACGCTAACGGCCCACCAACAAAGCCCAAGGCCCACGATTGTCCCATTTGTGGGCTTCACTTTCCGATGGGTCAAGCGTTGGGCGGCCACATGAGGCGCCACCGCACCTCCACCACCACCGCCGCCGCTGTGCTGGAGAAATCTGACGGCGGTGAGAAAAGGGGTTTCGGTTTGGATTTGAACTTAACGCCAATAGAAAACAATTTGAAATTGCAATTGTCCACTCCTTTTGTAAATTGTTTttattag